Proteins from a single region of Bogoriella caseilytica:
- a CDS encoding cation-translocating P-type ATPase: protein MDTPGQHTELTAEQDLAPWASSPHEVMSAMESEERGLATTEAERRLEEHGPNRLAPPERDPLWRRILSHFDDVLIYILLVAAALKAILGDWVDFSVILAVAVINAAIGFIQEGRAEKALDGIRHMLSPTAQVRRDGAWSDVDAADLVPGDVVRVGAGARVPADVRLLEARSLNVEESALTGESVSAEKSVAAVDAEAGLGDRTSMLFSGTLVAAGQGTGVVTATGQATEIGRIQTMIAEVESLETPLTRELGRLGKVIAVAIAVIALVMAVVGRTVHDIPLPDLISAAIGVAVAAVPEGLPALVTITLALGVQQMARRHAITRKLPAVETLGAVTTICSDKTGTLTKNEMTARVVRTASGSFAVEGSGYAPVGDIAPEDGGESATPDAALDGVVAVAMACNDAQILHDEARGWQLVGEPTEGALHSLARKAGQDPENWRRLNSLPFSSETKYMATLDEDREGHTHIHVKGAPDRILTRCATQIGADGDAVPLESERWEEWIEELSARGLRVLATARATAPAGTTELTTEDVESGLELCGIVGIVDPPRPEAIEAIAQCRQAGIRVKMITGDHAGTALAIAREMGIVTDERRQEEETAETEAPAVLTGAELEAMSTEQLRAVVRDVDVFARTSPEHKLRIVSALQAHDEVAAMTGDGVNDAPALAQANVGVAMGIKGTEATKEAAEIVLADDNFTTIERAVEEGRRIYDNIRKSVLFLLPTSGAQALVILVAVFLGLQLPLAPVQVLWINLITAVTLSLALAYEPAEPDIMNRPPRPVKSGILTAHYVVRIAIVSVLIGGITLVAFYSLVGAGTPTAQAETTAVTLLAFAQLAYLFSCRYLDKSSLTPKVFRGNRVIWISAGALLVLQSVFVYAPFMNLWFGSAPITPAQWGLVVGLSLVVFLLTELGKAAQPRIARVLLRRG, encoded by the coding sequence GCTCATCTATATCTTGCTGGTGGCCGCCGCGCTGAAGGCCATCCTGGGCGACTGGGTCGACTTCTCCGTCATCCTGGCCGTGGCGGTCATCAACGCCGCCATCGGATTCATCCAGGAGGGGCGCGCCGAGAAGGCACTCGACGGCATCCGGCACATGCTTTCGCCCACCGCGCAGGTACGGCGCGACGGCGCGTGGTCGGACGTCGATGCCGCGGACCTCGTGCCCGGCGACGTCGTGCGGGTGGGCGCGGGCGCGCGCGTGCCCGCCGACGTGCGCCTGCTCGAGGCGCGATCGCTGAACGTGGAGGAATCAGCGCTCACGGGCGAGTCGGTCTCGGCGGAGAAGTCCGTGGCCGCCGTCGACGCCGAGGCCGGCCTGGGTGACCGCACCAGCATGCTGTTCTCTGGCACCCTCGTCGCGGCCGGCCAGGGCACCGGCGTCGTCACCGCCACCGGGCAGGCCACCGAGATCGGCCGGATCCAGACAATGATCGCCGAGGTCGAGTCCCTGGAGACGCCGCTGACCCGTGAACTCGGGCGCCTGGGGAAGGTCATCGCGGTCGCCATCGCGGTGATCGCCCTGGTCATGGCCGTGGTGGGCCGGACCGTCCACGACATACCCCTCCCGGATCTGATCTCCGCGGCTATCGGCGTCGCCGTCGCCGCGGTGCCCGAAGGCCTCCCCGCGCTGGTGACCATCACTCTGGCCCTGGGGGTGCAGCAGATGGCCCGGCGGCACGCCATTACCCGCAAGCTCCCGGCGGTGGAGACCCTCGGCGCGGTGACCACCATCTGCTCGGACAAGACCGGCACCCTGACCAAGAATGAGATGACCGCGCGGGTGGTCCGCACCGCTTCGGGCAGCTTCGCGGTCGAGGGCAGCGGCTATGCCCCGGTCGGCGACATCGCCCCCGAAGACGGCGGGGAGAGCGCCACACCGGACGCCGCATTGGACGGCGTCGTCGCCGTGGCGATGGCCTGCAACGACGCGCAGATCCTGCACGACGAGGCGCGCGGCTGGCAGCTCGTGGGCGAGCCCACCGAGGGCGCGCTGCACAGCCTGGCCCGCAAGGCCGGACAGGACCCGGAGAACTGGCGGCGCCTGAACTCCCTACCGTTCTCCTCCGAGACGAAGTACATGGCCACCCTCGACGAGGACCGCGAGGGCCACACGCACATCCACGTCAAGGGCGCGCCCGACCGCATCCTCACCCGCTGTGCCACGCAGATCGGCGCCGACGGCGACGCCGTCCCCCTGGAGAGCGAGCGCTGGGAGGAGTGGATCGAGGAGCTGAGCGCTCGCGGTCTGCGCGTGCTCGCCACCGCCCGTGCCACGGCGCCGGCGGGAACGACCGAACTCACCACGGAGGATGTGGAGAGCGGGCTCGAGCTGTGCGGGATCGTCGGCATCGTCGACCCGCCCCGGCCCGAGGCCATTGAGGCGATCGCCCAGTGCCGGCAGGCCGGAATCCGGGTCAAGATGATCACCGGCGACCACGCCGGCACAGCGCTGGCCATCGCCCGCGAGATGGGCATTGTGACCGACGAGCGCCGGCAGGAAGAGGAGACCGCAGAGACCGAGGCCCCCGCGGTGCTCACCGGAGCGGAACTCGAGGCGATGAGCACCGAGCAGCTGCGCGCCGTGGTGCGAGACGTCGACGTCTTCGCCCGCACCAGCCCCGAGCACAAGCTCCGCATCGTCTCCGCGCTCCAGGCCCACGACGAGGTCGCGGCCATGACCGGCGACGGCGTGAACGACGCCCCCGCCCTGGCCCAGGCCAATGTGGGCGTGGCCATGGGCATCAAGGGCACCGAGGCCACCAAGGAGGCCGCCGAGATCGTCCTCGCGGACGACAACTTCACCACCATCGAGCGGGCGGTGGAGGAAGGGCGGCGGATCTACGACAACATCCGCAAGTCGGTGCTCTTCCTGCTGCCCACCAGCGGCGCGCAGGCCCTGGTGATCCTCGTGGCCGTCTTCCTCGGCCTCCAGCTCCCCCTCGCGCCCGTGCAGGTCCTGTGGATCAACCTGATCACCGCGGTCACGCTCTCCCTGGCCCTCGCCTACGAACCGGCCGAGCCCGACATCATGAACCGGCCACCTCGGCCGGTGAAATCCGGCATCCTCACCGCTCATTACGTGGTGCGGATCGCCATCGTGTCAGTGCTCATCGGCGGCATCACTCTGGTGGCCTTCTACAGCCTGGTGGGTGCGGGCACGCCGACCGCGCAGGCCGAGACCACGGCGGTGACCCTGCTGGCCTTCGCCCAGCTGGCCTACTTGTTCAGCTGCCGCTACCTCGACAAGTCCAGCCTCACGCCGAAGGTGTTCCGCGGGAACCGGGTCATCTGGATCTCCGCCGGGGCGTTGCTCGTGCTGCAGAGCGTGTTCGTCTACGCGCCCTTCATGAACCTGTGGTTCGGCTCCGCCCCCATCACGCCCGCGCAGTGGGGTCTGGTGGTGGGCCTGTCCCTCGTGGTCTTCCTGCTCACCGAGCTCGGCAAGGCCGCCCAGCCACGGATCGCCAGGGTGCTGTTGCGGCGGGGGTGA
- a CDS encoding ATP-binding cassette domain-containing protein, translating to MIRGLDLAISGLTLLIGRNGAGKTTLLRLLAGDLIRAAGDVAFSGAPEGDRPVIGYLPQTLTLPSHLSVKEFVTYAAWLQGQAKFEANERAVEAIEQVDLADRSAHRIGRLSGGMQQRCALAAVLAGNPAVLLLDEPMNALDPIQRDGLIALLSRLSDAMPVMISTHVVDAMAVDANRIVLLDDGRAQFSGNPAALCAPHDLTVEALNRAILERMAMDPTADPGGPA from the coding sequence GTGATTCGCGGACTAGATCTTGCAATCTCAGGGCTGACGCTACTCATTGGTCGCAATGGGGCCGGCAAGACGACGCTGCTGCGGCTTCTTGCAGGTGATCTCATCCGGGCAGCAGGTGATGTCGCCTTCAGCGGCGCACCCGAGGGTGACCGCCCGGTCATTGGGTATCTGCCGCAGACGCTCACCCTGCCGTCGCACTTGAGCGTCAAGGAGTTCGTGACCTACGCCGCCTGGCTCCAGGGCCAAGCGAAGTTCGAGGCGAACGAGCGCGCGGTGGAAGCGATCGAACAGGTCGATCTCGCCGACCGTAGCGCTCATCGAATCGGTCGACTGTCAGGAGGCATGCAGCAGCGCTGCGCACTGGCCGCAGTCCTGGCTGGGAACCCCGCGGTGCTCTTGCTCGACGAGCCCATGAACGCTCTCGACCCCATTCAGCGTGATGGGCTTATCGCGTTACTGAGTCGACTCAGCGACGCGATGCCGGTGATGATTTCCACACACGTGGTCGATGCGATGGCGGTTGACGCGAATCGGATTGTACTGCTCGATGATGGTCGCGCGCAGTTTAGTGGTAACCCTGCGGCACTGTGCGCGCCTCACGACCTCACCGTTGAGGCACTTAACCGGGCCATTCTCGAGCGCATGGCCATGGACCCGACCGCCGACCCAGGTGGTCCTGCGTGA
- a CDS encoding cation:proton antiporter, which translates to MIAVLLDLATAVLVLAGAFFFTAGTAGLIRFPGVRNKLHALTKADNLGLGLVLAGVALHLGSWAWAGLLLLTWLLALGAAAASAHLLGGLDAQDAPR; encoded by the coding sequence GTGATCGCCGTGCTTCTCGACCTCGCCACCGCCGTGCTGGTGCTCGCCGGCGCCTTCTTCTTCACGGCCGGAACAGCCGGGTTGATCCGCTTCCCCGGGGTGCGCAACAAGCTGCACGCCCTGACTAAGGCGGACAATCTCGGGCTCGGCCTGGTGCTGGCCGGGGTGGCACTCCACCTCGGCAGCTGGGCTTGGGCCGGGCTGCTGCTCCTGACCTGGCTGCTGGCGCTCGGAGCCGCGGCGGCCTCGGCGCATCTGCTCGGTGGCCTCGACGCCCAGGACGCGCCCCGGTGA
- a CDS encoding MnhB domain-containing protein: protein MIPALDPAHAPEALDVALGLALCVTAALALIPRSRLAQSMAFLGLGVLMTLTWLRLGSVDVALAEAALGTGLLSALLVWLAARGRPRPGPDAAPTAAASEAGGPRRFLVPALGVLAGAVAALIVLGVWSRAELLPPQWGEPLAEQMDGTGVTHEITGVLLSFRAYDTLLESAVLMFAAVAVLALGRDDGFHALRVSAPAMPSTLRWLVRATAPVLLLLAFWLLVAGSSQPGGAFQSGAVLAGLLILLRVAQVPVNRRVIRALPALLVAGVIAFLAAGLLGPAMGQAWLAWDPAWAFAAVFSIEVLLTCGIAAALSLLYLALENPVGAR, encoded by the coding sequence GTGATCCCCGCTCTCGATCCGGCCCACGCGCCGGAAGCCCTCGACGTCGCCCTCGGCCTGGCCCTGTGCGTGACGGCCGCGCTCGCGCTGATCCCGCGGTCACGCCTGGCCCAGTCCATGGCCTTCCTCGGCCTGGGTGTGCTGATGACCCTGACTTGGCTGCGGCTCGGCAGCGTGGATGTGGCCCTGGCCGAGGCTGCGCTCGGCACGGGGCTGTTGAGCGCGCTTCTGGTGTGGTTGGCCGCCCGCGGGCGGCCGCGGCCCGGGCCGGACGCCGCACCAACCGCAGCCGCTTCCGAGGCCGGCGGGCCTCGGCGTTTCCTGGTGCCGGCGCTCGGCGTCCTCGCAGGCGCGGTGGCGGCTCTGATCGTGCTGGGCGTGTGGTCGCGCGCCGAACTCCTCCCGCCGCAGTGGGGAGAGCCGCTCGCCGAGCAGATGGACGGCACCGGCGTCACCCACGAGATCACCGGGGTATTGCTGTCCTTCCGCGCCTACGACACCCTGCTGGAATCAGCGGTGCTGATGTTCGCCGCCGTCGCCGTGCTCGCCCTGGGCCGCGACGACGGATTCCATGCGCTGCGGGTCAGCGCGCCGGCCATGCCGAGCACTTTGCGCTGGCTGGTGCGGGCCACCGCTCCGGTGTTGCTTCTGCTCGCTTTCTGGCTGCTGGTGGCCGGCAGCTCCCAGCCGGGCGGGGCCTTTCAATCCGGCGCCGTGCTGGCGGGCCTGCTCATCCTATTGCGGGTCGCGCAGGTGCCGGTCAACCGCAGGGTCATCCGGGCGCTGCCGGCGCTGCTGGTGGCGGGGGTGATTGCTTTCCTCGCCGCCGGCCTGCTCGGCCCGGCCATGGGCCAGGCCTGGCTCGCCTGGGATCCGGCCTGGGCCTTCGCCGCGGTCTTCAGCATCGAAGTGTTGCTGACCTGCGGGATCGCCGCGGCCCTGTCGCTGCTCTATCTCGCCCTGGAGAACCCGGTGGGTGCGCGGTGA
- a CDS encoding NADH-quinone oxidoreductase subunit K, producing the protein MTGAAAAAGWYLAIGVVIALAGLVRLLLGRDLVARLIALNVTGIGSLIILLALGAREEPTDPVLSALVITGLVITVAFTGLGAVLIRRIEGEEDAEAGATEAAEVESAPPAHTPPDSAPAERARPERRPREQEPS; encoded by the coding sequence GTGACGGGCGCCGCAGCCGCCGCCGGCTGGTACCTCGCCATCGGGGTGGTGATCGCGCTCGCGGGCCTGGTGCGCTTGCTCCTCGGGCGGGATCTGGTGGCCCGGCTCATCGCCCTGAACGTCACCGGTATCGGTTCACTGATCATCCTGCTGGCCCTCGGAGCCCGCGAGGAGCCGACCGACCCGGTGCTCTCCGCGCTGGTGATCACCGGGCTGGTCATCACGGTGGCCTTTACCGGCCTCGGAGCGGTGCTGATCCGCCGCATCGAGGGTGAGGAGGACGCCGAGGCCGGCGCCACCGAGGCGGCCGAAGTCGAGAGCGCACCGCCAGCGCACACCCCGCCGGACAGCGCCCCGGCGGAGCGCGCGCGGCCGGAGCGCCGTCCGCGAGAGCAGGAACCGTCATGA
- a CDS encoding complex I subunit 5 family protein yields the protein MTLAQFTLGALPLGPLLAAAISVLLAPRARRVLGLMTAAGVLVLAGYLTVIVAGGEAVALPLGGFLPPLGIVIRADGLSVLFLCLAALVGAAVTVYAAALPQTTGERLRTPAASSGEAPAPRWQPGHPAFWPLWLGCWAGLNGVFVAGDLFNTYVALELVGLCAVALVALGGSRAWAPALRYLFVAVLGSLLFLIAVGLLVSVTGSLDFAQVAERLAQSPETHPVALTALALATLGLAVKFALVPLHQWLVPAHAGAASAISPLLSALVIKAALFVLLRCWLWVVGPGVTDSVPDGATSASLDALGLMAWIPALMGAAAVVLGSVMALRQDRLKPLVAYSTVAQAGYWTLLFPVVLGPGADLGDDGWAAGQLADQDVFAAALGGTVALAIGHGLAKGAMFLVAGTFKELYGTDEISRLRSVAREHPLLVMTAGLAAVGLAGLPISLGFTGKWELATAAVAAGHHWILAVLVIGTLLSAAYLLRMIAPLLVESVDEERIEPPARRLPSLPLAARVAPFTLGALTVATGFLGVWMARLLEVGAP from the coding sequence ATGACCCTCGCGCAGTTCACCCTCGGCGCCCTGCCCCTCGGTCCGCTGCTCGCTGCGGCGATCTCGGTGCTGCTCGCGCCTCGGGCGCGCCGGGTACTCGGCCTGATGACCGCCGCCGGCGTGCTGGTGCTGGCCGGCTACCTCACCGTGATCGTGGCCGGAGGCGAGGCCGTCGCACTCCCCCTGGGCGGTTTCCTGCCACCGCTCGGCATCGTGATCCGGGCCGATGGGCTCTCGGTGCTCTTCCTGTGCCTGGCCGCGCTGGTGGGCGCCGCGGTGACGGTCTACGCCGCCGCCCTTCCGCAGACCACCGGAGAACGGCTCCGCACCCCGGCCGCCTCCAGCGGAGAGGCGCCCGCGCCGCGCTGGCAGCCTGGGCACCCCGCCTTCTGGCCACTCTGGCTGGGCTGCTGGGCCGGCCTGAACGGCGTCTTCGTGGCCGGGGATCTGTTCAACACCTACGTGGCCCTCGAGCTCGTGGGCCTGTGCGCGGTCGCGCTGGTGGCCCTGGGCGGCAGCCGTGCCTGGGCGCCGGCGCTGCGCTACCTCTTCGTCGCGGTGCTCGGATCGCTGCTGTTCCTCATCGCCGTCGGGTTGCTGGTCTCGGTCACCGGCAGTCTGGACTTCGCCCAGGTGGCTGAGCGCCTCGCGCAGAGCCCCGAGACCCACCCCGTGGCGCTGACCGCGCTGGCCCTGGCCACGCTCGGCCTGGCGGTGAAGTTCGCGCTGGTGCCGCTGCACCAGTGGCTGGTGCCCGCCCACGCCGGGGCCGCCAGTGCGATCTCCCCGCTGCTCTCCGCGCTGGTGATCAAGGCCGCGCTGTTCGTGCTGCTGCGCTGCTGGCTCTGGGTGGTGGGCCCGGGCGTCACCGACAGCGTGCCCGACGGCGCGACGTCTGCGTCCCTCGATGCCCTGGGCCTCATGGCGTGGATCCCGGCTCTGATGGGTGCGGCGGCGGTGGTGCTCGGTTCCGTCATGGCCCTGCGCCAGGATCGCCTGAAGCCGCTGGTGGCCTACTCCACGGTGGCGCAGGCAGGCTACTGGACGCTGCTGTTCCCCGTGGTGCTGGGCCCCGGTGCGGATCTCGGCGACGACGGCTGGGCGGCGGGCCAGCTGGCCGACCAGGACGTCTTCGCCGCGGCACTGGGGGGCACGGTGGCGCTGGCCATCGGGCACGGCCTGGCCAAGGGCGCGATGTTCCTGGTGGCCGGCACCTTCAAGGAGCTCTACGGCACCGACGAGATCTCCCGGCTGCGCAGCGTGGCCCGGGAGCACCCCCTGCTGGTGATGACCGCGGGACTCGCGGCCGTCGGCCTGGCCGGCCTGCCGATCTCGCTCGGCTTCACCGGCAAGTGGGAGCTCGCCACCGCCGCGGTGGCGGCCGGGCATCACTGGATCCTCGCGGTCCTGGTGATCGGCACCCTGCTCAGCGCCGCCTACCTGCTGCGGATGATCGCGCCGCTCCTGGTGGAATCCGTGGACGAGGAACGGATCGAGCCGCCGGCCCGCCGGCTTCCGTCCCTCCCGCTGGCGGCCCGCGTCGCGCCCTTCACGCTCGGTGCCCTCACCGTCGCCACCGGCTTCCTCGGAGTGTGGATGGCGCGACTGCTGGAGGTGGGCGCACCGTGA
- a CDS encoding complex I subunit 5 family protein, with product MSELFALAGPVLLPGLILLSLATALVIFPMAEGRVRLRSTVNIVAAVAKVVLIGLLVPVVVTEGLRPEFAVPFLPGVDLVLRADPLALFVAGLSAVLWLLTTIYAIGYLEDRPHRSRFFGFFSLCVMATVGIAFAGNLVTFLVFYELLTLVTYPLVAHWGTPQSLRAARSYMRYAMTGGLAVLIGVVTLTMVAGPVDFAEGGAAGVAELAGDTPELAIAIFVLIVGGMGVKAALVPLHGWLPAAMVAPAPVSALLHAVAVVKAGVFGIVRTVDDVYGIDVASELGVLPPLLAAAAFTIIYGSYQALRQTDLKKRLAYSTVSQVSYVTLGIATANVLATTGGVVHLVHQGIMKITLFFCAGLFAEVLRAHTVQDLRGAGRRMPWTSAAFTIGAFGMIGLPPTAGFISKWQLAQGAMGTEHTWVLAILIGSSVLNAAYFLPVVYRLWWSDATEVPEGIAATGVLREPRSLLLPALVTAGFTLALGIGASLSFAPLGMAQLIAEGVFR from the coding sequence GTGAGCGAGCTTTTCGCCCTGGCCGGCCCGGTGCTCCTCCCGGGCCTGATCCTGCTCTCCCTGGCCACCGCTCTGGTCATCTTCCCCATGGCCGAGGGCCGGGTACGGCTGCGCTCCACGGTGAACATCGTGGCCGCCGTGGCCAAGGTGGTGCTCATCGGGCTCCTGGTGCCGGTGGTGGTCACCGAAGGTCTGCGGCCAGAGTTCGCGGTGCCGTTCCTGCCCGGGGTGGACCTGGTGCTCCGCGCCGACCCGCTCGCGCTGTTCGTGGCCGGGCTCTCGGCGGTGCTGTGGCTGCTCACCACCATCTACGCCATCGGCTACCTCGAGGACCGGCCCCACCGCAGCCGCTTCTTCGGCTTCTTCAGCCTCTGCGTCATGGCCACGGTCGGGATCGCCTTCGCCGGGAACCTCGTCACCTTCCTGGTGTTCTACGAACTCCTCACCCTGGTCACCTATCCGCTGGTGGCGCACTGGGGCACCCCGCAGTCGCTGCGGGCGGCCCGCTCCTACATGCGCTACGCGATGACGGGCGGCCTGGCGGTCCTCATCGGCGTCGTCACCCTCACCATGGTCGCCGGGCCGGTGGACTTCGCCGAGGGCGGTGCGGCGGGGGTGGCCGAGCTGGCCGGCGACACCCCCGAGCTGGCGATCGCGATATTCGTGCTCATCGTGGGCGGCATGGGGGTCAAGGCAGCGCTGGTGCCGCTGCACGGCTGGCTACCCGCGGCCATGGTGGCACCCGCCCCGGTCTCCGCGCTGCTGCACGCGGTGGCCGTGGTCAAGGCCGGCGTCTTCGGGATCGTGCGGACCGTGGACGACGTCTACGGCATCGACGTCGCCAGCGAGCTCGGAGTCCTGCCACCGCTGCTGGCCGCGGCGGCCTTCACCATCATCTACGGCTCCTACCAGGCACTGCGGCAGACGGACCTGAAGAAACGTCTCGCCTACTCCACCGTCTCCCAGGTCTCCTACGTCACGCTCGGCATCGCCACGGCCAACGTGCTCGCCACCACCGGCGGCGTGGTGCACCTGGTGCATCAGGGGATCATGAAGATCACGCTCTTCTTCTGTGCCGGGCTCTTCGCCGAAGTGCTCAGGGCCCACACGGTTCAGGATCTGCGCGGCGCCGGCCGGCGGATGCCCTGGACCTCCGCGGCCTTCACCATCGGCGCCTTCGGCATGATCGGATTGCCCCCCACCGCGGGCTTCATCTCCAAGTGGCAGCTCGCCCAGGGGGCCATGGGCACCGAGCACACCTGGGTGCTGGCGATCCTGATCGGTTCGTCCGTGCTCAACGCCGCCTACTTCCTGCCCGTGGTCTACCGGCTCTGGTGGTCGGATGCCACCGAGGTGCCGGAGGGGATCGCGGCCACCGGCGTGCTCCGGGAGCCGCGCAGCCTGTTGCTGCCGGCGCTGGTCACGGCCGGCTTCACCCTCGCCCTGGGCATCGGGGCCTCGCTGTCCTTCGCGCCGCTGGGTATGGCGCAGCTGATCGCCGAGGGGGTGTTCCGATGA
- a CDS encoding complex I subunit 5 family protein encodes MITALALLLPLSVVTVIAVAGMFPAQARHRVRRSAAIFAPLAVLPAAALSFTEPGSRAAGLEVEWLLLGSSFALDELARPLVLIAALLYGAALMSISWLKLRDAERGSGTLSAFLLVCFTGNIGTYLAADVVSFYLFFTLMSFSAAGLVMHYRTAAARRATRIYLVMSVLAETAILAGLLMLASQMTTLALGDVPAAVAGSPHRGLIIALLLAGFAVKAGTMPLHVWLPLAHPAAPPAASAVLSGAMVKTGLVGWLRFLDGGDTEPVTAVTAVTVAGWVLLISALAGAFLAVALGVLQQDPKVVLAYSTISQMGFIAAVVSVGLIEPRYAEVTTAAAVIYAVHHGLAKGALFLGVPVAKHYGRGATGVLVAIGVSGAALAVAGAPLTSGAFSKYVSKEAVEAVSVLGVGLDAVLPFVATGSTALLLRFGWVLWRAEREPRRGVDGELLSWLLVVAAGIAVPWWIGVQWMPLGTPDWDAGVLWDAIWPILLGAGLGALAVLLVRRGTLPDAVAQADGTVIQPGDLVVAEEGALRWVSRTAGRGLDTAHRLAGASVAAPARWLTRAAETFRRAAGAADRRLVPWEASGAVLLVILAVALAAGVLGRWLT; translated from the coding sequence ATGATCACCGCCCTCGCCCTCCTGCTGCCCCTCAGCGTGGTCACGGTGATCGCCGTGGCCGGGATGTTCCCCGCCCAGGCGCGCCATCGCGTGCGCCGCAGCGCCGCCATCTTCGCGCCGCTGGCCGTGCTCCCGGCCGCCGCGCTGAGCTTCACCGAGCCCGGGTCGCGGGCCGCCGGACTCGAGGTCGAATGGCTGCTGCTGGGATCGTCCTTCGCACTCGACGAGCTCGCCCGGCCCCTGGTCCTCATTGCAGCGCTGCTCTACGGCGCCGCCCTGATGAGCATCTCCTGGCTGAAGCTGCGCGACGCCGAGCGCGGCTCCGGCACCCTCTCGGCCTTCCTGCTCGTCTGCTTCACCGGCAACATCGGCACCTACCTGGCCGCCGACGTGGTCAGCTTCTACCTGTTCTTCACGCTGATGAGCTTCTCAGCGGCCGGCCTGGTGATGCACTACCGCACCGCGGCCGCCCGCCGGGCCACCCGGATCTACCTGGTCATGTCGGTGCTGGCCGAGACCGCGATCCTCGCCGGCCTGCTCATGCTCGCCTCGCAGATGACCACGCTCGCCCTGGGGGACGTGCCCGCTGCCGTGGCCGGATCACCCCACCGCGGGCTGATCATCGCGCTGCTACTCGCCGGCTTCGCCGTCAAGGCCGGCACCATGCCCCTGCACGTGTGGTTGCCGCTGGCCCATCCCGCGGCACCGCCGGCCGCCTCCGCGGTGCTTTCCGGTGCGATGGTGAAGACCGGCCTGGTGGGCTGGCTCCGCTTCCTGGACGGCGGAGACACCGAGCCGGTGACGGCGGTGACGGCGGTGACGGTGGCCGGCTGGGTGCTGCTGATCTCGGCGCTGGCCGGCGCCTTCCTCGCCGTGGCGCTTGGCGTGCTGCAGCAGGATCCCAAGGTGGTGCTCGCCTACTCCACGATCTCCCAGATGGGCTTCATCGCCGCCGTGGTCTCGGTGGGGCTGATCGAGCCGCGTTACGCCGAGGTCACCACCGCGGCGGCCGTGATCTACGCGGTGCACCACGGCCTGGCCAAAGGAGCGCTCTTCCTCGGCGTGCCGGTGGCCAAGCACTACGGCCGCGGCGCCACCGGGGTGCTGGTGGCGATCGGCGTGAGCGGGGCGGCGCTCGCGGTGGCGGGCGCGCCGCTGACCTCGGGCGCCTTCAGCAAGTACGTCTCCAAGGAGGCCGTGGAGGCGGTCTCGGTGCTGGGCGTGGGCCTCGATGCGGTGCTGCCCTTCGTGGCCACCGGCTCCACCGCGCTGCTGCTGCGCTTCGGCTGGGTGCTCTGGCGCGCCGAGCGCGAGCCGCGTCGCGGCGTCGACGGCGAACTGCTCTCCTGGCTGCTGGTGGTGGCCGCCGGCATCGCCGTGCCCTGGTGGATCGGGGTGCAGTGGATGCCGCTGGGCACACCCGACTGGGATGCGGGGGTGCTCTGGGACGCGATCTGGCCGATCCTGCTGGGAGCGGGCCTGGGCGCGCTCGCGGTGCTGCTGGTGCGCCGTGGCACGCTGCCCGATGCGGTGGCCCAGGCCGATGGCACGGTGATCCAGCCCGGCGACCTGGTGGTGGCCGAGGAAGGGGCACTGCGCTGGGTGAGCCGGACAGCGGGCCGCGGCCTGGACACCGCACACCGGTTGGCGGGGGCGAGCGTGGCGGCGCCGGCGCGGTGGCTCACCCGCGCCGCCGAGACGTTCCGCCGGGCCGCGGGCGCCGCGGACCGGCGGCTCGTGCCCTGGGAGGCCTCCGGAGCGGTGCTGCTGGTGATCCTGGCAGTGGCGCTCGCCGCCGGAGTGCTGGGACGGTGGCTGACATGA
- a CDS encoding Na+/H+ antiporter subunit E produces MTRWIAATAARALVLGVLWVVLAGWDADYALYGVVGVGLATACSLALLPPRGQVRVATWPRRAWHTVVLLAWFAGKSAAGGADVAARALRRPVAVDPAVVRAPVRLPEGHARQLALLMMNLMPGSMVQRVLPGEGEMGAGAEGGAEGVAAPENAVVGPDRAAGPTVELHTLAVSLKPAEQWEQLQRRVGAALGEELAGLEPHAT; encoded by the coding sequence ATGACGCGCTGGATCGCCGCAACGGCGGCCCGGGCACTGGTGCTCGGCGTGCTCTGGGTCGTCCTCGCCGGCTGGGACGCGGACTACGCGCTGTACGGGGTGGTCGGTGTCGGCCTCGCCACCGCGTGCAGCCTGGCGCTGCTGCCACCGCGGGGCCAGGTGCGGGTGGCGACGTGGCCGAGGAGGGCGTGGCACACCGTGGTGCTCCTCGCGTGGTTCGCAGGGAAGTCGGCGGCCGGTGGTGCCGACGTCGCGGCGCGGGCGCTGCGGCGGCCGGTCGCCGTCGACCCGGCGGTGGTGCGCGCCCCGGTGCGGCTGCCCGAGGGCCACGCCCGGCAACTCGCGCTGCTCATGATGAACCTGATGCCCGGGTCCATGGTGCAGCGGGTGCTCCCGGGCGAGGGGGAGATGGGCGCTGGGGCGGAGGGCGGCGCCGAGGGTGTCGCCGCGCCGGAGAACGCGGTGGTCGGGCCCGACCGCGCCGCGGGCCCGACCGTGGAGCTGCACACCCTCGCGGTGAGCCTGAAACCGGCCGAGCAGTGGGAGCAACTCCAGCGCCGCGTGGGCGCCGCCCTGGGTGAGGAGCTCGCAGGGCTTGAACCTCACGCGACGTGA